Proteins encoded by one window of Cloeon dipterum chromosome 2, ieCloDipt1.1, whole genome shotgun sequence:
- the Sulf1 gene encoding extracellular sulfatase SULF-1 homolog isoform X2 yields the protein MWAAIIGLLCLTIGGICALQQPNATAEDSTKIPIQRYPSQEQARNSGNNRIAQKPVENSHDQIQSRNPLPRTQEPAERRGNKHRKQNSFNSPLPTPGISSSSSRKPNIVLILTDDQDVELGSLQYMPYTNSLLRQEGAEFRHAYVTTPMCCPSRSSLLTGLLVHNHQVFTNNDNCSGNAWQAIYETRSFATYLSNNGYRTGYVGKYLNKYNGSYIPPGWREWSGLIMNSRFYNYSINKNGKRIRHGDDYAKDYYTDLIANDSIAFLKQSKQTFSKKPVMLVMSFPAPHGPEDSAPQYRDMFFNVTSHHTKSYNYAPNPDKQWILRVTQPMEPIHKHFTDLLMTKRLQTLQSVDMAVKRVYETLRDLGELDNTYIFYTSDHGYHLGQFGLVKGKSFPFEFDIKVPLLVRGPGIDPGTIIDDVVLNVDLAPTFLDLSGEDPPGHMDGKSIIPLLLKSSNRSRRKHFKSWPDTFLIESSGRRENYGKPSMSKTDRLNKECKSPVLQAPCQPRQKWYCVKDNGRWRKHKCKTSGANRGGTRKVSRRKCTCFPPSLINSGHLMFPLNKSEQQVQRKFLRSHLPPSHHQAMMRTGPQRSIRQKRRRRRGKRNLMGVIDAVVGGVTKQMHDLIQESNATAEFAVTDIVTATPNTTRTEAAKCRVTLQGTVNCSPSVYGNSKQWRRSKQDIDAKIAELKEQLESLKEIRKHLREKKPQINTPVEEIEPEEDESEEGNDDDGDENDDDNDDDTDEDEEEEGTEGEDDLTKEFPIITTAPTTTTTKATPTQRLHHPKLSPTTARTTLNTTLFAGSSGTNHINGFFANRNGNVCICHPDTVAEERRRAKEQRQLKKERKLRRKSRLDLECLHERMNCFSHDNDHWKTEPLWREGPFCVCMNANNNTYSCLRTINATHNFLYCEFTTGHITYYNLRTDPYQLFNEAHKLLPTELTTLQARLAQLKDCRGALECRNNNPPRPINPEVFRRRKPGN from the exons ATGTGGGCTGCGATCATCGGCTTGCTGTGCTTGACCATTGGag GAATTTGCGCTCTGCAACAGCCCAATGCCACTGCCGAAGACAGCACTAAAATACCCATCCAAAGATATCCCTCCCAAGAGCAGGCGAGAAATTCGGGAAACAACAGAATAG CGCAAAAACCAGTTGAAAATTCCCATGACCAAATTCAGAGCAGAAATCCATTGCCCCGCACTCAAGAGCCGGCAGAAAGGAGAGGCAACAAACACAGGAAGCAGAATTCCTTCAACAGTCCTCTGCCCACACCAGGCATTTCGTCCAGCTCCAGTAGAAAACCAAacatagttttaattttgacggaCGACCAAGACGTGGAGTTAG GTTCTCTTCAATACATGCCCTACACAAACAGTTTGCTGAGGCAGGAGGGAGCTGAATTTCGCCACGCATACGTCACCACTCCCATGTGCTGCCCGTCTCGTTCTTCTTTGCTGACTGGTTTGCTGGTTCACAATCACCAA GTTTTCACCAACAACGACAATTGCTCTGGAAACGCTTGGCAAGCAATATACGAGACCAGATCTTTCGCCACCTACCTTTCAAATAATGGATACAGAACAG GCTACGtgggtaaatatttaaacaagtACAATGGCAGTTACATTCCTCCTGGCTGGAGAGAATGGTCAGGCTTGATCATGAACTCTCGCTTCTACAATTATTCTATCAACAAAAACGGGAAACGCATCCGACACGGTGACGATTATGCCAAG GATTATTACACGGACTTGATCGCAAATGACTCGATTGCGTTTTTGAAGCAGTCCAAGCAGACGTTCAGCAAAAAACCTGTCATGCTGGTTATGAGCTTTCCTGCCCCGCATGGCCCTGAGGATTCGGCGCCTCAATACAGAGATATGTTTTTCAACGTCACTTCTCACCA CACTAAGTCTTATAATTATGCGCCAAACCCGGACAAACAATGGATCCTTCGAGTCACTCAGCCCATGGAGCCGATTCACAAACATTTCACGGACCTTTTAATGACCAAGCGACTGCAGACGCTGCAGTCAGTAGACATGGCTGTCAAGAGG GTTTATGAAACTCTGCGGGACTTAGGAGAATTGGATAACACGTACATTTTCTACACGTCAGATCATGGATATCATTTAGGCCAGTTTGGTCTTGTGAAAGGAAAAAGCTTTCCTTTCGAGTTTGACATCAAAGTTCCTCTTCTTGTCAGGGGACCAGGGATCGATCCAGGCACCAT CATTGATGATGTTGTCCTAAATGTAGACTTGGCCCCCACATTTCTGGATCTCTCGGGCGAAGACCCTCCAGGCCACATGGATGGCAAGTCTATAATTCCTTTGCTGCTTAAAAGTTCCAATCGATCCAGGCGGAAACATTTTAA GTCTTGGCCGGATACGTTCCTAATCGAGAGTAGCGGAAGGAGAGAAAATTATGGCAAACCTTCTATGAGTAAAACTGATAGACTAAACAAAGAGTGCAAGTCACCTGTGTTGCAGGCGCCTTGCCAGCCACGACAGAAATGGTACTGTGTCAAAGACAATGGAAG ATGGCGGAAACACAAATGCAAAACGTCCGGCGCAAACCGTGGCGGTACACGCAAGGTGAGCCGCAGAAAGTGTACTTGCTTCCCTCCAAGTTTGATTAACTCGGGACACCTGATGTTCCCGCTTAACAAATCTGAGCAGCAAGtgcagaggaaatttttacgCAGCCACCTCCCGCCTTCGCATCATCAAGCAATGATGAGAACTGG ACCTCAGCGGTCAATCCGGCAAAAGCGCAGACGGCGCCGTGGGAAGCGCAATTTGATGGGGGTGATCGACGCGGTGGTCGGCGGTGTCACGAAGCAAATGCACGATTTGATTCAAGAGAGCAACGCAACGGCGGAGTTCGCAGTCACGGACATAGTGACTGCCACG ccTAACACGACCAGAACGGAGGCTGCAAAGTGTCGAGTCACTCTCCAGGGCACAGTGAATTGCAGCCCTTCCGTCTATGGCAATAGCAAGCAGTGGAGGCGTTCTAAACAAGACATTGATGCAAAGATTGCTGAGCTGAAAGAGCAGCTAGAGTCATTGAAG GAAATTCGCAAACATCTACGCGAGAAGAAGCCTCAAATTAACACGCCTGTTGAAGAGATCGAACCAGAGGAGGACGAGTCTGAAGAAGGCAATGACGACGACGGCGATGAGAACGATGATGATAATGACGACGACACCGATGAGGATGAGGAGGAAGAGGGAACCGAAGGGGAAGACGACCTGACCAAAGAATTTCCAATTATAACTa CTGCTCCAACGACGACAACAACCAAAGCAACGCCAACCCAGCGGCTGCACCATCCAAAACTTTCACCAACGACTGCGAGGACAACGCTCAACACCACCTTATTTGCTGGTTCGAGCGGCACGAATCATATCAATGGTTTTTTTGCTAATCGAAACGGAAATGTCTGCATCTGCCACCCAGA TACTGTTGCCGAAGAGCGGCGTCGGGCCAAAGAGCAGCGGCAGTTGAAAAAGGAGCGGAAGCTGCGTCGCAAGTCCCGTCTAGACCTGGAATGTTTGCACGAGAGGATGAACTGCTTCAGCCACGACAACGACCACTGGAAGACGGAGCCGCTTTGGAGGGAAGGTCCGTTCTGCGTGTGCATGAATGCCAACAACAACACCTACTCGTGTCTGCGCACCATCAACGCCACGCACAACTTCCTCTACTGCGAGTTCACCACGGGCCACATCACCTACTACAACTTGCGTACCGATCCGTACCAGCTGTTCAACGAGGCGCACAAACTGCTTCCCACGGAACTGACCACCCTGCAGGCAAGGCTGGCTCAGTTGAAGGACTGCAGAGGTGCGCTCGAGTGCAGGAACAACAACCCTCCGCGGCCCATCAATCCCGAGGTTTTCCGGCGCAGAAAACCAGGTAACTGA
- the Tdrd3 gene encoding tudor domain-containing protein 3: MAVAERLKQEGWFLTPEGLESVTDSGNLSDIKAIIRRALDMDLKEIAESSFIDDIVKSKVEAIEGHCVVQIQKIRNISAPKVNEESGAAPRMLKLLLTDGTSTCQAIEVEHLPSLSLNTPPGTKLRFKPGTIPISHGFIQLKPALLEFLGGRVAPLVEKWELNRTLAKHSRGRIGEEGGPPPWIPFGQKIMKAQPSDRNFKSLDTGEKENKENPEFEAQRKDAIAEAARAGSKKVFGGGTKQMLDHNVQQVVNMGFSVSQAEYALKQSRNNVDRALKILQKGEESTVQNFPSQKRIDKPEPRGRKKGDREKDEDGVAAKPSGKVSLFDFLEDKLPIQKEPEKKNSNFLSDRKDRKDFHREPNHGGSGFSGGSSGRGGRYQDSWSRQNDRVGQKPPRFQQQAQRLQQRQQNMSANKQFDSGLNSSYSTWSSGNNDYNGQWGSFSGLANESISKDLFRSNNDDVGQWKMPPEPKGKRRPEPEMKAPAYQSAFQQKSSRGFSDFGNDSRSSDVFGDANHVPFSVSFSRNFQSPQNDVPSASSLCESRWDWHEGDKCMAKYWEDNRHYRAEVTGVSAKTVVVRFLEYGNFEEVLHEDCIPITEYD, encoded by the exons ATGGCGGTCGCCGAAAGGTTAAAACAGGAGGGATg GTTCCTGACCCCGGAAGGCTTGGAGTCTGTTACAGACAGTGGAAATTTGTCGGATATCAAAGCAATTATTCGGCGTGCACTTGAC atggaCCTCAAGGAGATCGCAGAGTCTTCATTTATTGATGATATTGTCAAGTCAAAAGTGGAAGCG aTTGAAGGTCACTGTGTAGTCCAGATCCAGAAAATCAGAAATATATCTGCACCCAAAGTGAATGAAGAATCTGGGGCAGCTCCTCGAATGCTGAAATTGCTCTTGACTGACGGCACTTCAACATGCCAAGCCATTGAAGTTGAGCACCTTCCATCTTTGAG TCTCAATACACCACCTGGAACAAAGCTCAGATTCAAGCCAGGAACCATTCCTATCTCGCATGGTTTTATCCAACTGAAACCAGCGCTGCTGGAATTTCTTGGTGGCCGAGTGGCTCCCTTGGTGGAAAAATGGGAGTTAAACAGG ACCCTAGCCAAACATAGCCGGGGAAGGATTGGTGAGGAAGGTGGTCCACCACCATGGATTCCATttgggcaaaaaataatgaaggcTCAACCAAGCGACCGAAATTTCAAG tcacTGGATACAGGAGAAAAGGAGAACAAGGAAAATCCTGAGTTCGAGGCTCAGAGGAAAGACGCGATTGCTGAGGCTGCCAGGGCCGGAAGTAAAAAGGTTTTCGGCGGAGGCACTAAGCAG ATGCTGGACCACAATGTGCAGCAAGTCGTCAACATGGGTTTCTCGGTTAGTCAAGCTGAGTATGCTCTCAAGCAAAGCAGAAACAATGTGGACCGTGCTTTGAAAATCCTTCAG AAAGGAGAAGAATCAACCGTGCAGAATTTCCCGAGCCAGAAGAGAATCGACAAACCTGAACCAAGAGGCCGCAAGAAAGGTGACCGCGAGAAAGATGAAGACGGTGTAGCTGCAAAACCATCAGGAAAAGTGTCTCTGTTTGACTTTTTGGAAGACAAGTTACCCATCC aaaaagagcctgagaagaaaaatagcaatttccTCTCCGACAGGAAGGACAGAAAAGACTTCCATCGTGAACCAAACCATGGTGGTAGTGGTTTTTCAGGCGGTTCCAGTGGCCGAGGTGGTCGTTACCAAGACTCATGGTCCAGGCAAAACGACCGTGTTGGCCAAAAGCCGCCGCGTTTCCAGCAGCAGGCTCAAAGACTCCAGCAGAGACAGCAGAACATGAGTGCCAACAAGCAGTTCGACTCTGGGCTCAACTCTTCCTACTCGACGTGGTCCTCAGGCAACAATGACTACAATGGCCAGTGGGGCAGCTTCAGCGGTCTTGCAAATGAGAGCATCAGCAAAGATTTGTTCAGGAGTAACAACGACGACGTCGGCCAGTGGAAGATGCCTCCTGAGCCAAAGGGCAAGCGAAGACCTGAACCTGAAATGAAGGCACCGGCGTACCAGTCTGCTTTCCAACAAAAGTCGTCTAGAGGGTTCTCAGACTTCGGCAACGACAGCAGATCTTCAGATGTGTTCGGGGACGCTAACCACGTCCCATTTTCTGTGAGTTTCAGCAGGAACTTTCAGTCCCCTCAGAATGACGTTCCTTCCGCTTCATCACTCTGCGAATCGCGGTGGGACTGGCACGAGGGTGATAAGTGCATGGCGAAATACTGGGAAGATAACAGA CACTATCGCGCCGAAGTGACAGGTGTGAGTGCCAAAACCGTGGTCGTCCGTTTCCTGGAATATGGCAACTTTGAGGAGGTTTTGCATGAGGACTGCATACCCATTACTGAATACGACTAG
- the Sulf1 gene encoding extracellular sulfatase SULF-1 homolog isoform X1 produces the protein MWAAIIGLLCLTIGGICALQQPNATAEDSTKIPIQRYPSQEQARNSGNNRIAQKPVENSHDQIQSRNPLPRTQEPAERRGNKHRKQNSFNSPLPTPGISSSSSRKPNIVLILTDDQDVELGSLQYMPYTNSLLRQEGAEFRHAYVTTPMCCPSRSSLLTGLLVHNHQVFTNNDNCSGNAWQAIYETRSFATYLSNNGYRTGYVGKYLNKYNGSYIPPGWREWSGLIMNSRFYNYSINKNGKRIRHGDDYAKDYYTDLIANDSIAFLKQSKQTFSKKPVMLVMSFPAPHGPEDSAPQYRDMFFNVTSHHTKSYNYAPNPDKQWILRVTQPMEPIHKHFTDLLMTKRLQTLQSVDMAVKRVYETLRDLGELDNTYIFYTSDHGYHLGQFGLVKGKSFPFEFDIKVPLLVRGPGIDPGTIIDDVVLNVDLAPTFLDLSGEDPPGHMDGKSIIPLLLKSSNRSRRKHFKSWPDTFLIESSGRRENYGKPSMSKTDRLNKECKSPVLQAPCQPRQKWYCVKDNGRWRKHKCKTSGANRGGTRKVSRRKCTCFPPSLINSGHLMFPLNKSEQQVQRKFLRSHLPPSHHQAMMRTGFVKTPLLRPQRSIRQKRRRRRGKRNLMGVIDAVVGGVTKQMHDLIQESNATAEFAVTDIVTATPNTTRTEAAKCRVTLQGTVNCSPSVYGNSKQWRRSKQDIDAKIAELKEQLESLKEIRKHLREKKPQINTPVEEIEPEEDESEEGNDDDGDENDDDNDDDTDEDEEEEGTEGEDDLTKEFPIITTAPTTTTTKATPTQRLHHPKLSPTTARTTLNTTLFAGSSGTNHINGFFANRNGNVCICHPDTVAEERRRAKEQRQLKKERKLRRKSRLDLECLHERMNCFSHDNDHWKTEPLWREGPFCVCMNANNNTYSCLRTINATHNFLYCEFTTGHITYYNLRTDPYQLFNEAHKLLPTELTTLQARLAQLKDCRGALECRNNNPPRPINPEVFRRRKPGN, from the exons ATGTGGGCTGCGATCATCGGCTTGCTGTGCTTGACCATTGGag GAATTTGCGCTCTGCAACAGCCCAATGCCACTGCCGAAGACAGCACTAAAATACCCATCCAAAGATATCCCTCCCAAGAGCAGGCGAGAAATTCGGGAAACAACAGAATAG CGCAAAAACCAGTTGAAAATTCCCATGACCAAATTCAGAGCAGAAATCCATTGCCCCGCACTCAAGAGCCGGCAGAAAGGAGAGGCAACAAACACAGGAAGCAGAATTCCTTCAACAGTCCTCTGCCCACACCAGGCATTTCGTCCAGCTCCAGTAGAAAACCAAacatagttttaattttgacggaCGACCAAGACGTGGAGTTAG GTTCTCTTCAATACATGCCCTACACAAACAGTTTGCTGAGGCAGGAGGGAGCTGAATTTCGCCACGCATACGTCACCACTCCCATGTGCTGCCCGTCTCGTTCTTCTTTGCTGACTGGTTTGCTGGTTCACAATCACCAA GTTTTCACCAACAACGACAATTGCTCTGGAAACGCTTGGCAAGCAATATACGAGACCAGATCTTTCGCCACCTACCTTTCAAATAATGGATACAGAACAG GCTACGtgggtaaatatttaaacaagtACAATGGCAGTTACATTCCTCCTGGCTGGAGAGAATGGTCAGGCTTGATCATGAACTCTCGCTTCTACAATTATTCTATCAACAAAAACGGGAAACGCATCCGACACGGTGACGATTATGCCAAG GATTATTACACGGACTTGATCGCAAATGACTCGATTGCGTTTTTGAAGCAGTCCAAGCAGACGTTCAGCAAAAAACCTGTCATGCTGGTTATGAGCTTTCCTGCCCCGCATGGCCCTGAGGATTCGGCGCCTCAATACAGAGATATGTTTTTCAACGTCACTTCTCACCA CACTAAGTCTTATAATTATGCGCCAAACCCGGACAAACAATGGATCCTTCGAGTCACTCAGCCCATGGAGCCGATTCACAAACATTTCACGGACCTTTTAATGACCAAGCGACTGCAGACGCTGCAGTCAGTAGACATGGCTGTCAAGAGG GTTTATGAAACTCTGCGGGACTTAGGAGAATTGGATAACACGTACATTTTCTACACGTCAGATCATGGATATCATTTAGGCCAGTTTGGTCTTGTGAAAGGAAAAAGCTTTCCTTTCGAGTTTGACATCAAAGTTCCTCTTCTTGTCAGGGGACCAGGGATCGATCCAGGCACCAT CATTGATGATGTTGTCCTAAATGTAGACTTGGCCCCCACATTTCTGGATCTCTCGGGCGAAGACCCTCCAGGCCACATGGATGGCAAGTCTATAATTCCTTTGCTGCTTAAAAGTTCCAATCGATCCAGGCGGAAACATTTTAA GTCTTGGCCGGATACGTTCCTAATCGAGAGTAGCGGAAGGAGAGAAAATTATGGCAAACCTTCTATGAGTAAAACTGATAGACTAAACAAAGAGTGCAAGTCACCTGTGTTGCAGGCGCCTTGCCAGCCACGACAGAAATGGTACTGTGTCAAAGACAATGGAAG ATGGCGGAAACACAAATGCAAAACGTCCGGCGCAAACCGTGGCGGTACACGCAAGGTGAGCCGCAGAAAGTGTACTTGCTTCCCTCCAAGTTTGATTAACTCGGGACACCTGATGTTCCCGCTTAACAAATCTGAGCAGCAAGtgcagaggaaatttttacgCAGCCACCTCCCGCCTTCGCATCATCAAGCAATGATGAGAACTGG atttgtaAAAACTCCTCTTCTCAGACCTCAGCGGTCAATCCGGCAAAAGCGCAGACGGCGCCGTGGGAAGCGCAATTTGATGGGGGTGATCGACGCGGTGGTCGGCGGTGTCACGAAGCAAATGCACGATTTGATTCAAGAGAGCAACGCAACGGCGGAGTTCGCAGTCACGGACATAGTGACTGCCACG ccTAACACGACCAGAACGGAGGCTGCAAAGTGTCGAGTCACTCTCCAGGGCACAGTGAATTGCAGCCCTTCCGTCTATGGCAATAGCAAGCAGTGGAGGCGTTCTAAACAAGACATTGATGCAAAGATTGCTGAGCTGAAAGAGCAGCTAGAGTCATTGAAG GAAATTCGCAAACATCTACGCGAGAAGAAGCCTCAAATTAACACGCCTGTTGAAGAGATCGAACCAGAGGAGGACGAGTCTGAAGAAGGCAATGACGACGACGGCGATGAGAACGATGATGATAATGACGACGACACCGATGAGGATGAGGAGGAAGAGGGAACCGAAGGGGAAGACGACCTGACCAAAGAATTTCCAATTATAACTa CTGCTCCAACGACGACAACAACCAAAGCAACGCCAACCCAGCGGCTGCACCATCCAAAACTTTCACCAACGACTGCGAGGACAACGCTCAACACCACCTTATTTGCTGGTTCGAGCGGCACGAATCATATCAATGGTTTTTTTGCTAATCGAAACGGAAATGTCTGCATCTGCCACCCAGA TACTGTTGCCGAAGAGCGGCGTCGGGCCAAAGAGCAGCGGCAGTTGAAAAAGGAGCGGAAGCTGCGTCGCAAGTCCCGTCTAGACCTGGAATGTTTGCACGAGAGGATGAACTGCTTCAGCCACGACAACGACCACTGGAAGACGGAGCCGCTTTGGAGGGAAGGTCCGTTCTGCGTGTGCATGAATGCCAACAACAACACCTACTCGTGTCTGCGCACCATCAACGCCACGCACAACTTCCTCTACTGCGAGTTCACCACGGGCCACATCACCTACTACAACTTGCGTACCGATCCGTACCAGCTGTTCAACGAGGCGCACAAACTGCTTCCCACGGAACTGACCACCCTGCAGGCAAGGCTGGCTCAGTTGAAGGACTGCAGAGGTGCGCTCGAGTGCAGGAACAACAACCCTCCGCGGCCCATCAATCCCGAGGTTTTCCGGCGCAGAAAACCAGGTAACTGA
- the LOC135935360 gene encoding monocarboxylate transporter 5-like encodes MARNHGKYFSQKALARGIALEAPDGGWGWAVVLAFGLNHIFIVAVIQNFSLIYSNAIEGFGITVANLSLILNINSAVNNALGLLNGPLLKKYSCRQVAVFGGLLVFSGTYLTSMAVSMPYFIMSFGVIFGLGFSLVSPASVYSINSYFTKRRARAMGLAMTISGLGNVLLPLAVSFLLRYYTASQTMLIVAALVLHCVPASLLLQPVQWHRVPVKEQVPLLPQEGDDTLQTVPRRTRTATLTSVDVGNSLFAVADGDHDDQYQQRLPKLGRSVSQQRKNSDQIMEEDTNSLENISLTIRDDSSSDGNEEFDTSAETQSPEQGQENKSCFGKIVDLFDLDLLTNPTYVITAAGIALAFCAEINFFLLTPVIFKELHGFDTYQIAKYQSSLATTDLIFRLLAPYIAEFLKLSNRSMYLISIVGLSLFRALVMIFLEYEYVMVMGLFLGMAKGVRTVFMPLILPAIVPLHRLPSAIGLSMLMKSIAFMTLGPVFGTIKDVTGSFVYVVIAINIVAMLTAVVWLTKDFCFKKKPTED; translated from the exons ATGGCTCGAAAtcatgggaaatatttttctcaaaaagcCTTGGCCAGGGGTATAGCATTGGAAGCACCAGACGGAGGATGGGGCTGGGCTGTTGTTCTAGCATTTGGATTAAATCAT atttttattgtagcCGTCATCCAAAACTTTTCACTGATATATTCAAATGCTATTGAAGGCTTTGGCATAACTGTCGCGAACCTGTCTCTAATCCTCAATATTAACTCGGCGGTGAACAATGCGCTAG GTCTGCTGAATGGGCCactactaaaaaaatattcgtgcCGACAAGTCGCAGTTTTCGGCGGACTTCTTGTGTTTAGTGGCACATATTTAACTTCGATGGCAGTTTCCATGCCGTACTTCATCATGTCCTTCGGAGTGATTTTC GGTCTCGGTTTTTCGTTAGTGAGTCCAGCAAGTGTATATTCAATCAACTCGTATTTCACAAAAAGGAGGGCGCGCGCCATGGGCCTTGCGATGACAATTAGCGGTCTAGGCAATGTACTATTGCCCCTGGCCGTGAGTTTCTTGCTCAGGTATTACACCGCCTCGCAGACAATGCTCATTGTGGCCGCACTTGTGTTGCACTGCGTCCCAGCCTCGCTCCTCCTGCAGCCGGTACAGTGGCACAGGGTGCCAGTCAAGGAGCAGGTGCCGCTGCTGCCTCAGGAGGGCGACGACACCCTGCAAACGGTGCCCAGGAGAACAAGGACGGCGACTTTGACCTCGGTGGACGTCGGAAACTCGTTGTTTGCTGTGGCGGACGGAGACCACGACGATCAGTATCAGCAAAGGCTGCCCAAGCTAGGTAGGAGCGTTTCACAGCAACG gaaaaattctGATCAAATCATGGAAGAGGACACAAACTCGCTGGAAAATATCAGTCTCACGATCAGAGATGACAGCTCCAGTGATGGAAATGAGGAATTCGACACGAGTGCAGAAACTCAGTCGCCAGAACAA ggccaagaaaataaatcctgTTTCGGAAAAATCGTCGATCTATTTGATCTTGACTTACTGACCAATCCAACTTACGTCATAACTGCAGCAGGAATCGCTTTGGCCTTCTgtgcagaaattaattttttccttctgaCTCCAGTGATATTCAAAGAGCTGCATGGCTTCGACACATACCAAATCGCGAAATACCAGTCTTCGCTAGCTACCACAGACTTAATATTTAG ATTACTAGCACCTTACATTGCTGAATTCCTAAAACTATCAAACAGATCGATGTACCTCATTAGCATCGTGGGATTGTCCTTATTTAGAGCAC TGGTCATGATCTTCCTGGAATATGAATATGTGATGGTGATGGGATTATTTTTGGGAATGGCCAAAGGAGTTCGGACAGTTTTCATGCCGCTAATTCTACCAGCAATTGTTCCGTTGCACAGACTTCCATCAGCCATCGGACTTTCAATGTTGATGAAATCAATAGCCTTCATGACTCTGGGGCCTGTCTTTG GAACTATTAAAGACGTGACTGGCTCTTTCGTCTACGTTGTTATCGCAATCAACATAGTAGCAATGCTAACAGCAGTTGTTTGGCTTACTAAAGATTTCTGCTTCAAAAAGAAACCTACTGAGGACTGA